In Coffea eugenioides isolate CCC68of chromosome 4, Ceug_1.0, whole genome shotgun sequence, the genomic stretch ACTATCATTGGCCTGGTTTAGATTAAAGGATggtgggattttttttttttcatcacatgAGGTATCCCTTTCGGACTAATCCTCCTGCGCCTGCGCCTGTGCCCCGCCCCCAAGAGACACAAGACAATGGAAGGAGTCGAACCCCAAGAGACACAAAACGGGTGGTGGGATTGGTGGTTACATTTGGAaacaagaaaagagaggaaacaTTAATTTGCTAAAATTGGGATGATAATGCTTTAGAGCCTAAGTGGACTCTTTCACTATCTGTAGCATTTGTTTCTATTGGCTGGCCTTCAGAGAATGGTGGGGTAGGTGACATAGGCTTTATCACATGTCAGATTCGGCCTTAGTCCGGTCCCATGGATTCCAAGAATTTGCTTTTTAATGCAAGAGGTGGCATAAATATTAAACATGAGCTAAGGTGGccagggaattttttttttccacagacgttaacatatatatatatatatatatatgaaaccACTTGATAATACAAGATTTAATTACAAAAAAGGGCTACTACCATCATTTCCTTTCTCACTAAGACCATCAGCCAACTTGGGAAGTCTTGTTCCCATTCAATATCATACACTAGCTTGACAGCAAATTGAGTTAGAGTATGGCTGATTTCATTTTCTGATCTAGGTATAAACACAAACCTACAGCTTTCAAAATGTGTTCTAAGTTCTTGCACATCTTCCAGAATAGTTGCAATGTTGTATTCATAGTCATTGCTTCTATTTATCTGGTCTATTACTGATTTGCTATCAGAATGGACTATTATTTTAGTCCATCCTACATGTTTAGCCATCAGTATTGCATTCCTGATTGCCAGAGCTTCTTCCTTACTTGGTACTCCCTTGTATTGATTGACTATCCCTTTTGCTCGCATGATCTTTCCTTTCCAGTTCCTTGCCACAATTCCTTGGCCCGTCCTTTTCATTTTTGCTGATATCGCTGCATCTGTGAACAGACATATCTCGTCTTCCTTTGctgtttctcttcttttctggTGCTCACTGTGTATGAGGGGTGCATTGTTGTCTTGTTCTTCTTCCCTTGCCTGCTCATACTCCATCCAGTCCTCCTGTGCTTTCGTGACAATTCTGTATGGATTCTGGCATTCATTTTCAAAGACTTTTTTGTTTCGTgctttccaaatttgccaaaaaaTATTGATGGCGAGGTTAACTCTATCTGGTACATGATCCTTTGAGATAGACTGAGTAGTTTTCTCCCACCAAAGTCATAAATTATGTTGTTTGTCCTTTAAACCATCCCACCTTACTGGAGCCATCTTCCGTACTTCTACTGCATTCATGCAAAAAAAGAGTAAATGTTCGATGGTTTCCACACTTTCTCCACAGCAGCTACATCTTCCCTCTCCTTTTCCCATCCTTTTGAAAGTAACTTCATTGGTTGGTAGGTAGTTCTGCAGGCATTTCCACATGAAGTGTTTCAGCTTGGCCTTTACCTTTAGTTGCCACAATTTCTTCCACACACTATGTTTCCTTTCTTCCCAACTTGTCTCAGCATTGTTTGCTCCTTTTCTACTCTGTTGGTTCTCCTCCTGTCTTGCAGGTGGCCAGGGAATTTTGATAATAAGAGTTTAGAGCAAAGGccaagccttttttttttttttttccatttgagCATTTGGTTTTAGTGATAATTTCAGAACCCCGAGATTTTTCACACTTTCACTACTGACTTTTTTGAGCTTTAAGAAATTTGTAATCAATCATAATGTCTTTGGGCAGAATAGTACTTCCGTTACATCTTATGCAAAGCAATGGGgcccaaatttttcaaattttttataagGGAGGTCAAcgtaatttttgaaatttcagaGAAGGTCAATGAAGGTGTTAAAAACCTCAgaggaggtttctaaaattatccctaggTTAACTATTTTAAATTAAGAGGAACTATTGTCCTACGAGTCTACGACTCCTATCCTATAATCATTGGATCTAGAGCCTCACAAGTTTCAAATCAATACATATAATTATCATTATATTTTCTCTAAAATCATAGTATTTTGGTGTAATCACCAATTTAGTTATATGAATTAACGTAAGGGGTTAGTAGATATAAGAATCTGACTAGATCAAAGAGGTGATCTAACACtttctttggatttttttcaaaatcaaaccCCCGACCTACAACCTAAAACTCTAGCacttcttttgaatttttttcattgcAGGTGGGGTTTGAACCACCAACCTACAATTTCGTCTCTTTTTGGTGGCCATTGGACCAAAGCTCAGCGGTTCAACTAGCACTTACTCATTAGTCAAGTTTATACAGAGGActctactctctctctctctctcttcttttttctctaTTAGCAAATCGAATATTCTAGGGGAAGGATATGGTTGAGTGGTAAGGTTGGAGGGATTATATATAGAAGATTTTGAATTCAAACCTTccacttataaaaaaaaaaaaaatcgagtgctcttcataaataaaaatgaattggaAGAAAGGacctactctttttttttttttttgcaatacAAAGATGGTGAAAACGTCTAGTAAGAAACTAATCAAGGTATAGCAACACCAACAACATCGAAGGAGCtttgataatataaaaaaaatggatttaTAAGGTAAAGAGTGAcatatcctttttttttggtaaaaaaaaattccgCTTAGAATGGTGCTACTTACATCAAATGTATGTATGAATTTAACTctgggaaaatcgttcaaaacgcctctcacattttacaacatgacttttttcgtccctcacttttaaaagtgtaattttacgtcctatacaaattcacattgaccAAATTTGATCTCTACctaggtttccgactagtttttggccggaatccacCACATGACTTGCatatgatcattttttaagggcaaaattatcaaatcaaatttttacataatctgattcatagtccctcacatttcacaaaatgaattttttcatccctaacatattataaaatgaattgtttTGTTCCTCAGATTtcaaaaaatcaattttttcatccctcacatttttcaaaatgaattttttcatccctcattgatcatgtgtacaaatagctttttttttttttttttataaacccacgtatatgtatatttgattttacctgCATAGTAtgaataacatgtaatttatCTCTATTGGATTTAATCTAAACATGTTAATCGTAGTTatacacatgctattcaatagatatatataggggtttaaaactaataattttgtttgaaatccatgtatatatttatatgatttcaccatttgaacctattcaatatttgtgacatttctcttttggtaataatttatttattgagttgtataataaaatcatctaattaatgggtcctaactcgaattctataattgtgctaacaaatttcgatttaaatctgaaatttctactcgacacttttaagaccaacagttgaattacttgccttgtgattgttttaaaatttgaaagtgccaatcatttatttcttttcgtcatacttttcttttgtttacttttctatccaaatttaattcgatataaacactcgataatatttaggattaaatgttttctttattttcaaatttcgagtaaaagaaaatgaatataagtgaaaaactaacaatttttttaaatccatgtatatatctatttgatttcacttgagtagtacgaatagtatgtaatatatctctatttgatttcacatgctattcgtactgttcaggtaaaatcaaatagatatatacatgaatttaaaaaaaaatcattcacacacatgatcaataaaagatgaaaaaattcattttgaaaaatatgaaggatgaaaaaattcattttataaaatttaagggacgaaaaaatttattttatgaaatgtgaatttgtaagggacgtaaaattatatttttaaaagtgagggacgaaaaaagttattttacaaaatataagggacgttttgaacgattttccctttaACTTTTAAGTACAAGTGTTTGCCTTCATTGAGGACTCAATGAGAACTTGATCGAGAACTCCCTAGAGTGCATGTGGTGCCATCTAAGGGGAAGCTCTCCCAGTAGATCTTTCTTAAAATTTGTGTTATTAGAGACTGTTAATGATAATATGGATTATGGAGTTAGATTTCTCATTTTGTACTGTACTCGACCACAACGTTCATCATCACTATAACTTTTGGTTTGTAACCCGTTTGAATATATTGCCAACACAATCATGTATATTTAAGAGCTCATTTAAGAAAAAGACTAAAATAAATACAAACatgaaaatttctaaaatcGAGGAGGTCATTTATTTTGTATCTATCGCATGAGTTGCATCGCTTAGAGTAAGATTTTCTTATAGTGTCTGTGTGGTTTTTATCCCCTTACTGCATATGCAATGGTGTTGactgacttcttttttttttttttttgggtcaaagtGTTGACCGATTTTGAAGGGTGTAATTTTACATGAGTGTtcattttgttgaatttttatACTGCAGAGAATTTAACTTGAGCATTATTGTTCCATTGTCCCTTTACATAAGATGTCATGCTATAGAAGAGTTCGTGTACCATTTATGAATGCAGGAACGTCTTCAACTTAAGATGTGCATTAGTcccttccttcttttttctgttttttctttttgattggACGCCTTCGACAATTTCACAAAGCTTTAAATGTCAACATCATCACCGTTCGGCTTATATCAAGACCAAACTACAAATAACAATTACTCCATCCCATGACAAAATTCATTACTTTTGTCATATATCTGCATACCACATTGATGTTAGGAAAAGATCTGTTCTTATAATTTTGAAGTTACATGTATAAATTCGGAATTTCTCACTTGCACCCCTTTCCTCTGCCATCCAACCTATTCTTCTCTCCCTAATAAAAAACACTATGAAAATGTTGAAAACTAAATCatagaaatttcagaaaattgaaGAGTCATGTGCACTTATGACAAACCATAATTGGCAGATTGCATTACCTTCAGGTACATTTCAAACTCTATGAAAAAGAATGACTCCATGAGCTTACCTTACTTCTGGAAATACATAAAACTAACTTGCTTGGTCGAATTGGTTAACCTCAGTTATATCCCTTTTACTTTTCAGCAATTTCTTAAATGCTTGAATCTGTGTTTTGAAATTCGGATCGACATGGCCAGTTCGACCGATCTGGCTTGCTCGATCGATCGAACCACGAACCAAACTAGCCATGACTTTGGTCCAATTCATTCTAAGGGTTGACTAGCCATCAAAACCCGTCAAAACCGATAAAAAAACCATCAAACCGTGCAAATCGGTTTAAACTGTGAATTGCTGCTTTTGTAATTTTGTCAATcaaattggaaaaaggaaaaaaaaagttttttgaacCATAAAGCTTATCACTAAAGCTGCCGCCCCACTCCAATTTCTACCTTCTCATCTTCTCTATTCTCAAACGTTCCTCCAAGTCTCCTATTTTTAATACAATTATATGCTAGCATACAGCCTTCTAGCATTCAATTGTATATCACACCATTTTAAGGGAAGCACTCACTGTAGACTTTTCCTAGCCTTTGACATTAATTTTTAAAGACCGTTAGTGATAACTAGTTGTGAGGATAAAAATTGAActgaaaaagtgaaaaacaaaactCAGCAGTCATCTATATCTTTATATAGTAAGTACAGATGTATACATACAGATGCGGAgacatttttcaaaaaattttctgcGGTGTTTCAATCTCAACAAAGCACCAGATGTGTGTCACTGACAAACATAGGTAGTCTCAACGTTTTTTTGCCAAATGTGAGATTATTCCAAACCAGGAGGGCTAGATTTTAGATTTCCAAATCATAGGAGGATAATTTAAACATTTGCTAAATCACCAGGGTCTTTTTGGTATTTAACCCAATTTTCTTTCATCCATTGAAAATGTTTTAGTACATTTGCTTCTGCACAATCTAGTACTTCCAATCTGTATTCACTACTGCTCAAGCAAATGTGATGTTTGTTCTTGTTTTTCAACCTTCATGTTTTCTCCCAATCTGTGTGGATGTCAGATTTCTATAGACCAAATCCTTATTCTTATTAAGTTCATATTCTAAGTTTTGAATCGATAGTGATTTGATCAAACATGTTTTTATCAGTTTACACTTTCAATATGACAATCAAAATATCATATAAGGGTGTACGTGTGTTGTGTGTGAGTTAGTGAGTGAGGGTTTGTTCAACTCCATTTTGAATTGTTCTAGGTATTTGTAGAATATTGATCCAAAATTCTACCAATGTACATTGGccttaaattatttttcttcaaagaAATGAAGCCTAGTGATTTGTTGCGGTTACTTGTAGCATTTTTAACATGGATAAGACCAAAGAATTGCGGTCTCAGCCGGCCATCCCACGTAAATTACTTGGTAATTTTCTATATCTTGTCATCTTTGTGTTTGTCAGGTTCATAAACCTCAATCGAAGAAGACAAATCAAATGTACCTCATTATAATCGTCTCTATGAGCAGTCAATATCTCATTATATCACATCATATAcacatatctttttttttttttttggtcataaTAACTAAAAGCCAACGATTCATTCTAGATTCAATcttaaattataaaataataggGCCTGCTTTGATCATTTTCTTCTATTCATTTTGAAAACAGTCTTTTgttcttcttcaattttcctccTCCAGATCTTCCTCGAACTTCATTATGGCCACTATGAACTTTGATTCAAGCGTCAAAATGAAATTCCAGGGGGAAGAAGATCAACCCCCAAAGCCAAAAACCAATCTGAGATTCATCATCTATTTCATTGTTATTGTTGCTGCACTATCCTCAGCTTTCACGATATGGAAATCACACCTCAGAAGTCCCTCAACTGCAATTCAAGTCGCCTGTTCGAGGACTTTTCATCATGATTTATGCTACAAATCTCTATTATCCCTCCACAAGAACACCTCCAGGACCCCATCAAACTCCATCACCCTATCAAAAATCTTCACTCTTTCACTGCAAGCCGGCATAAACGAGCTCAGTGATCAAATTATTCCTGAATTAAAGAAAAAACTGATCACTGAAACTAATCGATGGAGACTGAGGAGTTTGAAAAAGTGTGACAATTGGCTGACTGATTCGCTGGGATTACTCAACAGTTCCTTGACAATAATGGGAGCTGATGAGCCCAATGAGAAAATCTTTAGTGACGCGAATTTTACCTTCTACATGGAGGTCAAGATCACTGATGCAAGAGATAATATAGCCAGGGGCGGAGGGAAGGGGGGGCAACCGCCCCCCCtccaattgttaaaaaaaaaatttctaagtaaaaaatttttattatattgttttgTCCCCcaaatattgataaaaaatttcactttgcCCCCCCTCCAATTGttataaaaaaatttgtttctaagtaaaaaaatttttattatattgttttgCCCCCCCACAAATATTGATAAAAATGTTCACTTTTCccctctcaaggacccaaacaATAATATTTGAAAGTTATTTGGATTTGATCCAAATAACAGAGACTCGCCTCCCCTAATTGCAATTCCTAGCTCCGCCACTGAATATAGCTGCATGCAGGAGTGAATCGATCCACATGAAGATGAAAGAGGCCTGGTTCTATGCGGATAATAGCTTGAGGATTTTATATTACAGAACTGAAATTCATCAAGAGTTGAATCCAACTATAGCAAGTCTTTGGAACTCCCTATTTATGAGTGGAGCATTTGGCATGGTATTGGCTTACATACCATTTGTCTTCTTATTTTTTCTGGTTATCTTGTTTCTAAGGACCTAAGTTTCAATTTAGAGTGTTAAACCACTTTTGTTTACAGCATATCTTTATTGCAATATGATGTTATCTTCTGTCTTTCCTATTTTTCCCCACCTTTCTTCACCATGTGTAGGtttatttgtgatttttcatttctttggtCACTTGAAAAGATTTACAAATGGTGGACTAATAGAATAAAAGGGAGATCTGTTAGTACCATACTTGAGAATTTTACaactttttaatttatttatttacgtCAAAGTCTACTTTTACTACTTTGAGCATGCATGAATATATTGTTATAGGAGATGAAATGGATCATTGGATGAACTATAATTAACCACCTCACTACTCTTACTAGacttatttttatagaatattttCTTTACAAATTATGGGCTATTTTCTATGTCCATTCCTCTTGAGCACCCATGAGATTATATTACAAGGCTTTGCCACAAGTTCAAGTATTCAAGTTGTTTTTGTGTAAAACTTTCAAGAATGGTTTCATAAGTCATACATAAGGTTTACTGTAATATGTTTGTGTGTTTTGGTAGCACATAAACATTAAGTAGCAATTTCTTGAAAACTCGTACTTTCTAAGTAATTGTCTTTGAATTACACCATAATTTATAAACACACACGCGTAAATTAAATTATTAGCAATAGAAATAAATTGTCTAGAAATTTAATACCTAAAATTGAtagttccttttcttttggctaAAGGGGAACATTTACGATTTATATGCCTATATAGgggtggcaatggggcgggggtgGGGTGGGGGATCcttcccccgtcccccgccccattTCCTATGAATTACCCCTGTCTCTCgccccgccccgcttccccctGGGGGCACTCGcaaggttaaaaaaaattttattttataatttattataattaaatttgagcaaataatcaagtactaaaatatcaatacataatcaaattattattcattgtaatttcacaattgaaactcataaaaataattaaacaaaagttatttgaatacaatctaatatgataaaaaaatataactaaaataatcaagttttcacttttgatacaaatacaatcactaaattattattgtgtttttttagaaaaaagtgttattgtattaagtgtagttaggaaattaatataaatgtattaataaatttagtataaataataaataatttttattaataaacatgtataattagtagtataattgataatatcattatatatataattatgtacatatatatattgtttcaaacgggtggcggggcgggggaatATACCCCCGTCCCCTGCCCTGTTTGTAAACGAGGGGGAAAAATTCCCCCCAgtccccgccccaacccccgccTCAATAGTCCCCCGAGGGGACACCCGCCCCTATGCCTATAGTCAACATTGATGAATATGTGTACAATATATAAAGGGAGAGCCACACTCTGTGGTCTAAAAACACAATAATGacactttttaaaatttctaatcTATCCTTAATTATGCGGTTAAATTGGTCCCAATATATTCTAGAAAAAAACTCCCTATAATCATCAAAAAGTTATCCTTTTGAGAACAAATTACAACTTCTTCACGATAACTCCCTCACATCCTTACTTTTTTCTCCATCCCTTTAAGATCTTGGATAgataatttttccaaaaaaatttttcgcttgcatcataaacacattttccaatttacctttttcTATTTCCaaccacttttttatctcatatatattacatcacaaaaagtactacagtgattattccaaataattatttgtaataatactctatccaaacaaagcctatgTGTACAACTTCTTCACACTAACTTCTTCACATCGCCACTTTTTCCTCcaagatttttttaaatataataactTCCTCTGAAATAATAACCAGATTTTTTGGATAAATACATATATGTCTAACATGACATGTGActtaatatgaaaaaaaataagggctgcattttcttgaaaaaggcaCACACGTATGGTGTGCCAAAAGTATacccaaaattgaaatttttttaaaattaatcttttatacattAACAGTGTATATATTTTCACTATAGGATGCATGACATATAATCTAAATTTGAATCTGAGACCTAAATTTTGCacatatattatacatttaatcgtgataatgtatacactgtcagtatatatatTTACTCAATTTTCTATAACTAGTGGGGCCTTTGCCACTAGTGGTCAGTGCTCTCCGCTACATCAGGCAAAAATACTTTTGAAGTTACTGTGAGGATTAGATTTATTTGCAAAAAAATCTTACTTTCGTAAGAAAATTTGGGAACAAGTCAAAAATACTTGCGTGTTGGTCTTTTTAGATCGTGGTTAGAGGTTTCATACTTTCATTGGTTCAGAGACTTACAATAGACGAGGCCAGAGTTGACTTGACTACTTCCACAAAACTTGCACGGTATCCATTGTCTGTTTGGAAGATAATCAAGCAGCTGGAAATAAATAATATCTTTTCCACTCCATATTCCCACTCGACAGAGTATCATCTCCTTATTCTCAAACAAATCCCACAAGAAAGTGTGGAAATCAGATATGAACTCAGTCACCAACAAGGATAGGCACCTGATGGAAGATCAAGCTTCGAGACAGAAAAGGAAGATAAGGATCTACGTCTTTTTCATAATCTTATTCACAGTTATCATCGGATCAATCATCACAGTTTCCATAGCTCTCATACAAGAAAAAGAGTCTGAGTTACTCTCTGCTTCAACTCCAGATAGATCAATTCATGCCATCTGCAATCTGACTCCAAAACCAACCTCATGTTTCGACTCCATATGGAGCCTCTACACGAATTTCGCCACCGATTTAGGCGAGATCAAGACCACCCCATCAAGAATTTTCGCCCTCTCTCTCCGTGCTGCTATCAATCAGCTAGAGGACTCGATGTCAGCTAATGAAAAGGCAATCTCTGAGGTCAAAGATTCAAGAACTTTGACAGTTTTGAAAGACTGCGATGTTTTGTTCAGGAATTCTTTGAGGCTTGTAAACGCGTCTGTGACTGCAATGGGAGTCGAATCCGATGACAAAATCTTTAAGGTCGCGAAATCTGTTGATGACATGAAAGAATGGATGTCAAGCTCTGCTGCAAATATAGACAAATGTTTGGCCGGATTAAGATATGATCTTCAAGGATCGATAAATGGGAAGTCTTATTATAGTCTACGGGAAATGAGGATCAAGGTTTCGCACGCAAGGGATGATGTAGCTAATAGCTTGGTGATGCTCAAAAAGATGGACACCATTCTTGGCATAGCTAATAGCTTTGAGTTTGATATACTGGAatatcttggttttggattGGTCCTTTATGTTCCACAGTATTTGGTCTTAGTCGTTCTCATTTGCACGGTGATACGATTGTAAATTAATGATATTGGAACTTGGAAGAAGAGTCCACAGACCTGAGAAATGTGTACACTTttttgtgtaatttttgctCTTGTTTTGTAGACCGCTGTGTAGCCTATATGGTAAGTTAATAAGAGTCAATAAGTCAACCTTCAAATTCATTtgtgatttttctaaaggatgTCTTTAAAGCACTTGTTAACGCATCTAATATTCACCTAACTTatctgatatatatatatatatatatacgtacTGATAATTATTATCTTccttatatttatatacttttcccATTTAATCTTACCTAATatctcttgtatttatttattttctctaattaatcttatatttcaaaaatataagaCGAGAAGGGCACACGCTAGACAGACTAATCATTTGCAGAGAAAAATTTTGGAGAATTCTTGGTCGAATTGGAACTTTGTAATTTATGTCACGAagggatttttatttttaaaaaaatttatgccTTTGATTCAGATATTGaaaaagtaatttaacaaaaaattttcttttatttttccttttccatttacAGAAATCCGATATCATCACGAGTATAGTATACTATTCATAGTTGTTTCACAAAGAATGGcaaccttttttttctttttaagaatGGCAATCTTATTTACCATATTAGTGATTTAGTAATGTAAAAAGGCAAAGACTATTTTTTACTAGCAAGCACCTTGTTTCGATCGACTATACATGAAAATTGACAGACCAAATCCAAATTCCGGAAAAGCTATTGGGCCAACAAAATAGTACTGAAGTAGTAGTAATAGAATTCATTGGGCCGGTCCATAACAATAGACCCTCCTAGTCCTTTCCATATAGCCCTAATACCAAATACAAAAACCCTCATTCCGCTGCTGGGAAATTTGCATTTGCTAGGGTTTTGTTTCGTTCCCACTTCTCAGTCGGCAGCTCAATTTtcagtctctctctctctctctcagagCCACCGTCGTTGAAAATGGTAATAAAAAGCCCTTTAATTTCAGTCTTAACGTTAATCTTCATATTAATCTCTGTCTTCCTTCATGGTAAAAGCTTCTTAATTTCTCCTGTTCTTCCTCAGAATCGAGTTTGTAGTGTACTTTTGTACTGTTTTTCTGGGATTGCATTGATTTTTTCGGCTATGAATGTTGTAGAATGGTAATATTAATCATATTCCTGTTTTCCATTTGGTCTGCTCCTTTAAAATTTAGCAAAAATGTTGTGAAACTCTTATAGTTTTCGTTGTGGATGATATTTGTGATTATAGAAGATATAATAAGGGTTGAATGGTGGTTTTGCAGTCGAAGAGAAGGCAAAGGGAGCCGAAGGAGGAGAATGTGACCTTGGGCCCTGCTACCAGGGACGGAGAGCAAGTTTTTGGGGTTGCCCACATTTTTGCCTCCTTCAATGACACCTTTATTGTATGTTTCACATTTTGTTGTATTTGAATATGGGGTgtgaattttttgtttttttattttcagATTTTCTTCTGATTGGAATCTTTAAATTTGAGATCGTTTTTGagtttccttgttttctttcctACCTGCAGCATGTGACTGATCTATCTGGACGAGAAACACTCGTTCGCATTACTGGTAAAGATTCTAGTCTTTTCAATCCTTTCTCTTGACTTTGtgggaaaagaaaagtttttgagtCGTTGTTTTGTCAACTTTTGCATTgtagagatttaagaaactaaaATGGCAGTCAAAGAAGGTTAAAAAGTATGTTACAGACACCAATCAGTAAAATCTGAACCCCAAGTAAAATTGGAGccaattttttgatattttgccTGTTGGTTATACTTGTATCA encodes the following:
- the LOC113769391 gene encoding uncharacterized protein LOC113769391, with protein sequence MEYEQAREEEQDNNAPLIHSEHQKRRETAKEDEICLFTDAAISAKMKRTGQGIVARNWKGKIMRAKGIVNQYKGVPSKEEALAIRNAILMAKHVGWTKIIVHSDSKSVIDQINRSNDYEYNIATILEDVQELRTHFESCRFVFIPRSENEISHTLTQFAVKLVYDIEWEQDFPSWLMVLVRKEMMVVALFCN
- the LOC113769392 gene encoding pectinesterase 3-like, yielding MNSVTNKDRHLMEDQASRQKRKIRIYVFFIILFTVIIGSIITVSIALIQEKESELLSASTPDRSIHAICNLTPKPTSCFDSIWSLYTNFATDLGEIKTTPSRIFALSLRAAINQLEDSMSANEKAISEVKDSRTLTVLKDCDVLFRNSLRLVNASVTAMGVESDDKIFKVAKSVDDMKEWMSSSAANIDKCLAGLRYDLQGSINGKSYYSLREMRIKVSHARDDVANSLVMLKKMDTILGIANSFEFDILEYLGFGLVLYVPQYLVLVVLICTVIRL